The following coding sequences are from one Streptomyces angustmyceticus window:
- a CDS encoding sensor histidine kinase, translating into MNVDAAVAAVAAIAGLCTGVFAMLAFRWSERDQAKPTRTSLHTEAVLPPGVDTVLSVLRSSAVVLDEADAVVKASSAAYALGLVRGGKLAVEPMMQMARDTRRDGEIRQVELDLPRRGTGRGEALAVSARVAPLGSRLVLLLVEDLTEARRIEAVRRDFVANVSHELKTPVGALSLLSEAVMDASDDPEAVERFAGRMQNEATRLTNLVQELIDLSRVQNDNPLEDAEPVRVDELVAEAMDRCRQQAGTKQITMAVGGAADLHVWGNRGQLAAALGNLVENAVNYSPARTRVGIAGRRVAAPGGDLIEIAVTDQGIGISEKDRDRVFERFYRVDPARSRATGGTGLGLAIVKHVAASHGGEVTVWSAEGQGSTFTLRLPEAGAVRDRERPADPSAEGLDDEDRPYETFNDPLPAHPAPEVLP; encoded by the coding sequence ATGAACGTGGACGCGGCCGTCGCCGCAGTGGCTGCGATCGCCGGGCTCTGTACCGGTGTCTTCGCCATGCTGGCGTTCCGCTGGAGCGAACGCGACCAGGCCAAACCCACCCGTACCTCCCTGCACACCGAAGCCGTGCTGCCGCCCGGGGTCGACACCGTCCTGTCGGTGCTCCGCTCCTCGGCCGTGGTCCTCGACGAGGCCGACGCCGTCGTCAAGGCCAGCTCCGCCGCCTACGCCCTCGGCCTCGTCCGTGGCGGCAAGCTCGCCGTCGAGCCGATGATGCAGATGGCCCGCGACACCCGCAGGGACGGCGAGATACGCCAGGTCGAGCTGGATCTGCCGCGCCGCGGCACCGGCCGCGGCGAGGCCCTGGCGGTCTCCGCCAGAGTCGCCCCGCTCGGCTCCCGGCTCGTCCTGCTGCTGGTCGAGGACCTCACGGAGGCCCGCCGGATAGAAGCGGTCCGCCGGGACTTCGTCGCCAACGTCAGCCATGAGCTCAAGACCCCCGTCGGCGCCCTGTCGCTGCTCTCCGAGGCCGTGATGGACGCCAGCGACGACCCCGAGGCCGTCGAGCGCTTCGCCGGCCGGATGCAGAACGAGGCCACCCGCCTGACCAACCTCGTCCAGGAGCTCATCGACCTCTCCCGGGTGCAGAACGACAACCCGCTGGAGGACGCCGAGCCGGTCCGGGTCGACGAGCTGGTCGCCGAGGCGATGGACCGCTGCCGCCAGCAGGCCGGTACGAAGCAGATCACGATGGCCGTCGGCGGCGCCGCCGACCTGCACGTCTGGGGAAACCGCGGCCAGCTCGCCGCGGCCCTGGGCAACCTCGTCGAGAACGCCGTCAACTACTCCCCGGCACGCACCCGCGTCGGGATCGCCGGACGCCGCGTCGCCGCGCCCGGCGGCGACCTGATCGAGATCGCGGTGACCGACCAGGGCATCGGGATATCCGAAAAGGACCGGGACCGCGTCTTCGAGCGGTTCTACCGTGTGGACCCGGCGCGCTCGCGCGCCACCGGCGGGACCGGCCTCGGCCTCGCCATCGTCAAGCATGTGGCCGCCTCGCACGGCGGGGAGGTCACGGTGTGGAGCGCTGAGGGACAGGGCTCCACCTTCACCCTGCGTCTCCCGGAAGCCGGAGCCGTACGCGACCGCGAACGGCCCGCCGACCCCTCCGCGGAGGGCCTCGACGACGAGGACCGCCCGTACGAGACCTTCAACGATCCGCTCCCTGCTCACCCAGCCCCGGAGGTCCTTCCGTGA
- a CDS encoding class I SAM-dependent methyltransferase — protein MVRRPAVSGAALIPAQSRPLGNATRGTTNPNRLRRMDRWIAAEHGAALRRAADPVAVDLGYGAAPWTAVELLGRLRTVRPDARVVGIEIDPARVEAARPYERPGLDFLHGGFEVPLPGQRRRAPVLIRAANVLRQYDEDEVAAVWQRLCARLAPGGLLVEGTCDEIGRRHVWVALGPEGPRTVTFATRLGSLHTPSDLAERLPKALIHRNVPGEGVHAFLRDFDRAWASAAPLGALGARQRWRAAVQALAADWPLTGDPRRRRQGEVTVRWEALAPRGGAVGGWALWRQAQASVTASASVPAPASAP, from the coding sequence ATGGTCCGCCGCCCCGCCGTCTCCGGCGCCGCCCTGATACCCGCGCAGTCCCGGCCCCTGGGAAACGCCACCCGCGGGACCACCAACCCCAACCGCCTGCGCCGTATGGACCGCTGGATAGCGGCCGAGCACGGCGCCGCGCTGCGCCGCGCCGCCGACCCCGTGGCGGTCGACCTCGGCTACGGTGCCGCGCCCTGGACCGCGGTGGAGCTGCTGGGCCGGCTGCGTACGGTGCGCCCGGACGCCCGGGTCGTCGGCATAGAGATAGATCCGGCGCGGGTCGAGGCGGCCCGGCCGTACGAGCGGCCGGGGCTGGACTTCCTCCACGGCGGCTTCGAGGTGCCGCTGCCGGGGCAGCGGCGGCGGGCGCCGGTCCTCATCCGGGCCGCGAACGTGCTGCGGCAGTACGACGAGGACGAGGTGGCCGCCGTGTGGCAGCGGCTGTGCGCACGGCTGGCGCCCGGCGGGCTGCTGGTCGAGGGCACCTGCGACGAGATAGGGCGGCGGCACGTGTGGGTGGCGCTGGGCCCCGAGGGTCCGCGCACGGTCACCTTCGCCACCCGCCTCGGCTCCCTCCACACCCCCTCCGACCTGGCCGAACGCCTCCCCAAGGCGCTGATCCACCGCAATGTGCCGGGCGAGGGCGTGCACGCCTTCCTCCGGGACTTCGACCGCGCCTGGGCCAGCGCCGCCCCGCTCGGCGCCCTCGGGGCCCGCCAGCGGTGGCGCGCCGCCGTACAGGCCCTGGCGGCGGACTGGCCGCTGACCGGCGACCCGCGGCGCCGGCGGCAGGGGGAGGTCACGGTGCGGTGGGAGGCGCTGGCGCCCAGGGGCGGGGCGGTGGGCGGTTGGGCCCTGTGGCGGCAGGCCCAAGCCTCTGTCACTGCCTCCGCCTCGGTCCCGGCCCCTGCCTCTGCCCCGTAA
- a CDS encoding SCO4226 family nickel-binding protein, translating to MPKFMDIHHGMKGVTPDELSAAHQADLAIQSEEGVTFEHAWADTDSGDVFCLSDAPSAGAVQRIHERAGHKADEIHPLSISL from the coding sequence ATGCCCAAGTTCATGGACATCCATCACGGTATGAAGGGCGTGACGCCCGACGAGCTGAGTGCGGCGCACCAGGCCGATCTCGCCATTCAGAGCGAGGAGGGCGTGACGTTCGAGCACGCGTGGGCCGACACCGACTCCGGGGATGTCTTCTGCCTGTCGGACGCGCCGTCGGCGGGGGCCGTGCAACGCATCCACGAGCGGGCCGGCCACAAGGCCGACGAGATCCATCCGCTGTCGATCTCTCTCTGA
- a CDS encoding histone-like nucleoid-structuring protein Lsr2, which produces MAQKVITIYTDDLTGEESTEAATHTLSLDGVTYEIDLSPDSYDQLLEAVGPFLKAGRKTGKGRKPRKAAAAASEDTAAIRAWAKSSGYNVSDRGRVPAEIREAYQKAK; this is translated from the coding sequence ATGGCACAGAAGGTAATCACCATCTACACGGACGACCTCACGGGCGAAGAGTCCACCGAGGCCGCCACCCACACGCTTTCTCTTGACGGTGTGACTTACGAGATCGATTTGAGTCCGGACAGCTACGACCAGCTGCTGGAAGCCGTCGGCCCGTTCTTGAAGGCCGGGCGCAAGACCGGCAAGGGCCGTAAGCCGCGCAAGGCCGCCGCGGCCGCCAGTGAGGACACCGCCGCGATCCGGGCCTGGGCGAAGTCGAGCGGCTACAACGTCAGCGACCGCGGGCGCGTGCCCGCCGAGATTCGTGAGGCGTATCAAAAGGCCAAGTGA
- the mshA gene encoding D-inositol-3-phosphate glycosyltransferase, protein MSPYASRLRSRPHGQFPGPSRLRLPGSLRRPRRVAMLSVHTSPLHQPGTGDAGGMNVYIVELAKKLASINIEVEIFTRATTGTLPPTVELAPGVLVRHVDAGPYEGLAKEELPAQLCAFTHGVMQAWAGHRPGHYDLVHSHYWLSGHVGWLAAERWGVPLVHAMHTMAKVKNAALAAGDTPEPAARVIGETQIVRAADRLIANTAGEADELARHYEAERGKVAVVHPGVNLDRFRPAGGDVAESRAAARARLGLPQDAVIPLFAGRIQPLKAPDILLRAAAALLDEDPSLRSRMVVPVVGGPSGSGLAKPEGLQKLAARLGIADLVQFRPPVGQEQLADWYRAASVLVMPSYSESFGLVAIEAQACGTPVVAAAVGGLPVAVRDGVSGFLVDGHDPADYARALARFVADPALPARMGTEAARHAQSFGWDTAAAATGDVYTDAMQEHRRHLRSLHG, encoded by the coding sequence GTGAGCCCATACGCATCCCGGCTCCGCAGTCGGCCCCACGGCCAGTTCCCGGGCCCGTCCCGGCTGCGCCTGCCCGGCAGCCTGCGCCGTCCGCGCCGGGTGGCGATGCTCAGCGTCCACACCTCCCCGCTGCACCAGCCCGGCACCGGCGACGCCGGGGGCATGAACGTCTACATCGTCGAGCTGGCCAAGAAGCTCGCCTCGATCAACATCGAGGTGGAGATCTTCACCCGTGCCACCACCGGCACCCTCCCGCCGACCGTCGAGCTCGCCCCCGGCGTCCTCGTACGGCATGTGGACGCCGGCCCCTACGAGGGCCTGGCCAAGGAGGAGCTGCCCGCCCAGCTGTGCGCCTTCACCCATGGCGTGATGCAGGCCTGGGCCGGCCACCGCCCCGGCCACTACGACCTGGTGCACTCCCACTACTGGCTCTCCGGCCATGTCGGCTGGCTGGCCGCCGAGCGCTGGGGCGTCCCGCTGGTGCACGCCATGCACACCATGGCCAAGGTCAAGAACGCCGCGCTGGCCGCCGGCGACACCCCCGAGCCGGCCGCCCGGGTCATCGGCGAGACGCAGATCGTCCGGGCCGCCGACCGCCTGATAGCCAACACCGCCGGCGAGGCGGACGAACTCGCCCGGCATTACGAGGCCGAGCGCGGCAAGGTCGCCGTGGTGCACCCCGGCGTCAACCTCGACCGCTTCCGGCCCGCCGGCGGCGACGTCGCCGAGAGCCGGGCCGCCGCCCGCGCCCGCCTGGGCCTGCCGCAGGACGCGGTCATCCCGCTGTTCGCCGGCCGCATACAGCCGCTGAAGGCCCCCGACATCCTGCTGCGCGCGGCCGCCGCCCTGCTGGACGAGGACCCCTCGCTGCGCTCCCGGATGGTGGTGCCCGTGGTCGGCGGGCCCAGCGGCAGCGGCCTGGCCAAGCCCGAGGGGCTGCAGAAGCTGGCCGCCCGCCTCGGCATCGCCGACCTGGTGCAGTTCCGCCCGCCGGTCGGCCAGGAGCAGCTCGCCGACTGGTACCGCGCCGCCTCCGTGCTGGTCATGCCCTCGTACAGCGAGTCCTTCGGCCTGGTCGCCATCGAGGCCCAGGCGTGCGGCACCCCGGTCGTCGCGGCCGCGGTCGGCGGTCTGCCGGTGGCCGTGCGCGACGGCGTCAGCGGCTTCCTCGTCGACGGCCACGACCCGGCCGACTACGCCCGCGCGCTCGCCCGCTTCGTCGCGGACCCGGCCCTGCCCGCCCGGATGGGCACCGAAGCCGCCCGGCACGCCCAGTCCTTCGGCTGGGACACCGCCGCCGCGGCCACGGGCGATGTCTACACCGACGCCATGCAGGAACACCGCCGTCACCTACGATCCCTCCATGGGTGA
- a CDS encoding type III secretion system chaperone family protein, which produces MGDEREKNDAAGGTTAEAVVRAKAVIERTLTDAELEWESPADGTYVVKLPGTRKLSTTCSLIVGRHSLSLNAFVVRHPDENHEAVHRWLLERNTRLYGVSYAIDKLGDVYLVGKFPLSAVTPDELDRLLGTVLENADGSFNTLLEMGFASAIRKEYAWRVSRGESTRNLDAFAHLTRERSA; this is translated from the coding sequence ATGGGTGACGAGCGAGAGAAGAACGACGCGGCGGGCGGCACCACGGCCGAGGCGGTGGTGCGGGCCAAGGCCGTGATCGAGCGGACCCTGACCGACGCCGAACTCGAATGGGAGTCACCCGCCGACGGCACCTACGTCGTCAAGCTCCCCGGCACCCGCAAGCTCTCCACGACCTGTTCGCTCATCGTCGGCAGGCACTCCCTCTCCCTCAACGCCTTCGTCGTCCGCCACCCCGACGAGAACCACGAGGCCGTCCACCGCTGGCTCCTCGAACGCAACACCCGCCTCTACGGCGTGAGTTACGCGATCGACAAGCTCGGCGACGTCTACCTCGTCGGCAAGTTCCCGCTGTCCGCCGTCACCCCCGACGAACTCGACCGCCTCCTCGGCACGGTCCTGGAGAACGCCGATGGCAGCTTCAACACCCTCCTGGAGATGGGCTTCGCCAGCGCCATCCGCAAGGAGTACGCCTGGCGCGTCTCCCGCGGCGAGTCCACCCGCAACCTGGACGCCTTCGCCCACCTGACCCGCGAGCGCTCCGCGTAG
- a CDS encoding NUDIX hydrolase: MTVPQKTVRAAGCVLWRRAASEDGLEIALVHRPKYDDWSHPKGKLKRGEDALAGAVREVAEETGMDCRPGAPLPTSCYLVDGRPKQVRYWAAEAVAGAFTPNREVDRLLWLPPADARHLLTQERDRPLVDALLAALHLA; encoded by the coding sequence GTGACAGTGCCTCAGAAGACTGTGCGTGCGGCGGGCTGCGTCCTGTGGCGCCGCGCGGCGTCCGAGGACGGGCTGGAGATCGCGCTCGTCCACCGGCCCAAGTACGACGACTGGTCCCACCCCAAGGGCAAGCTGAAGCGCGGCGAGGACGCGCTGGCCGGCGCGGTCCGCGAGGTGGCCGAGGAGACCGGCATGGACTGCCGTCCGGGCGCGCCGCTGCCCACCTCCTGCTACCTCGTCGACGGCCGCCCCAAGCAGGTCCGTTACTGGGCGGCCGAGGCGGTAGCCGGCGCCTTCACCCCCAACCGCGAGGTCGACCGCCTGCTCTGGCTCCCGCCCGCCGACGCCCGCCACCTCCTCACCCAGGAACGCGACCGCCCCCTCGTGGACGCCCTGCTCGCGGCGCTGCATCTGGCGTGA
- a CDS encoding response regulator transcription factor — translation MTRVLVVEDEESFSDALSYMLRKEGFEVAIAATGPDGLDEFERNGADLVLLDLMLPGLPGTEVCRQLRGRSNVPVIMVTAKDSEIDKVVGLEIGADDYVTKPFSSRELVARIRAVMRRRGEPEEVTPQALEAGPVRMDVDRHVVTVSGGKVDLPLKEFDLLEMLLRNAGRVLTRMQLIDRVWGADYVGDTKTLDVHVKRLRAKIEPDPGAPRYLVTVRGLGYKFEP, via the coding sequence GTGACCCGAGTGCTTGTCGTCGAGGACGAGGAATCGTTCAGCGACGCACTGTCGTACATGCTCCGCAAGGAGGGTTTCGAGGTCGCCATCGCGGCTACGGGCCCCGACGGACTCGACGAGTTCGAGCGCAACGGCGCCGACCTCGTCCTCCTCGACCTGATGCTGCCGGGCCTGCCCGGCACCGAGGTCTGCCGCCAGCTGCGTGGCCGGTCCAACGTCCCGGTCATCATGGTGACCGCCAAGGACAGCGAGATCGACAAGGTCGTCGGCCTGGAGATAGGCGCGGACGACTACGTCACCAAGCCCTTCTCCTCCCGCGAACTGGTCGCCCGCATCCGCGCGGTGATGCGCCGCCGCGGGGAGCCGGAGGAGGTCACTCCGCAGGCCCTGGAGGCCGGCCCGGTCCGGATGGACGTGGACCGCCATGTCGTCACGGTCTCCGGCGGCAAGGTCGACCTGCCCCTGAAGGAGTTCGACCTCCTGGAGATGCTGCTGCGCAACGCCGGGCGCGTGCTGACCCGGATGCAGCTCATCGACCGGGTCTGGGGCGCCGACTACGTGGGCGACACCAAGACCCTGGACGTGCACGTCAAGCGGCTGCGCGCCAAGATCGAGCCCGACCCGGGCGCGCCGCGCTACCTCGTCACGGTCCGCGGCCTGGGCTACAAGTTCGAGCCGTAA
- a CDS encoding aldo/keto reductase: MRRRILGGTGISVSEYALGAMMLGAWGNTGHDDCVRIVHRALDAGINVVDTADVYAAGESEEIVGKALKGRRDDVVLATKFFNPMGPDANHGGNSRRWIMRAVEDSLRRLNTDYLDLYQVHRPDPATDIDETLSALSDLVRSGKVRAIGTSTFPAEHLVEAHWTAERRGHLRFRTEQPPYSMLARGVESAVLPTAQRYGMGVLTWGPLSAGWLSGRALSASSRAGLESQKFDLSVPENARKAEAVGALSEVAAQAGLTLPHLATAFVRAHPAVTSVIIGPRTLDQLDSLLDGADVTLDADVLDRIDAIVPPGTDLNPADSYYQAPALADASLRRR, encoded by the coding sequence ATGCGGCGCAGGATCCTCGGTGGCACCGGCATCTCGGTCAGCGAGTACGCGCTCGGCGCGATGATGCTCGGCGCCTGGGGCAACACCGGTCACGACGACTGCGTACGGATCGTGCACCGCGCGCTGGACGCCGGTATCAACGTCGTGGACACCGCGGACGTGTACGCGGCGGGCGAGTCCGAGGAGATCGTCGGCAAGGCGCTCAAGGGGCGCCGCGACGACGTCGTCCTGGCCACGAAGTTCTTCAACCCGATGGGGCCGGACGCCAACCACGGCGGCAACTCCCGGCGTTGGATCATGCGCGCGGTGGAGGACAGCCTGCGCCGGCTGAACACCGACTACCTCGACCTCTACCAGGTGCACCGCCCCGACCCCGCCACGGACATCGACGAGACGCTCTCCGCGCTCTCGGACCTCGTACGGTCCGGCAAGGTACGGGCGATCGGCACCTCGACCTTCCCCGCCGAGCACCTCGTCGAGGCGCACTGGACGGCCGAGCGCCGCGGCCACCTCCGCTTCCGCACCGAGCAGCCGCCGTACTCGATGCTGGCGCGCGGTGTGGAGAGCGCGGTGCTGCCGACCGCGCAGCGCTACGGCATGGGGGTGCTGACCTGGGGTCCGCTCAGCGCGGGCTGGCTCTCCGGCCGCGCCCTCTCGGCCAGTTCGCGCGCCGGGCTGGAGTCCCAGAAGTTCGATCTCTCGGTCCCGGAGAACGCCCGCAAGGCGGAGGCCGTCGGCGCGCTGTCGGAGGTCGCGGCGCAGGCGGGCCTGACGCTGCCGCATCTGGCGACCGCCTTCGTGCGGGCCCATCCGGCGGTGACGTCGGTGATCATCGGGCCGCGCACCCTCGACCAGCTCGACAGCCTGCTGGACGGCGCCGACGTGACGCTCGACGCGGACGTGCTGGACCGGATCGACGCCATCGTGCCGCCCGGCACCGACCTCAACCCCGCCGACAGCTACTACCAGGCACCGGCCCTCGCGGACGCGTCCTTGCGCCGGCGCTGA
- a CDS encoding helix-turn-helix domain-containing protein translates to MLHAEIEIGSFLKARRGALDPAALGLPGGISRRRVRGLRREEVAQLAGISVDYYTRIEQGRAPAISDSVLDAIAGALRLSGGEVTYLRNIAAPRRRPADGGAATGPDGDPCAGPRQTVRPEIQRLLDAMETTVPAMVLGRGLDILAWNALGGRIAFDLPALAPDRRNTALLVFLDPAARTLHPDWEAKAVEVVGNLRAESGRHPEDPRICEVVNELLAHSRDFRRIWETQSVHECLCGTKSLQHPHVGELVLTFESFRLTTDADQALVTYTAERGSPTERRLRELGALGRPVLTA, encoded by the coding sequence ATGCTGCACGCGGAAATCGAGATCGGCTCGTTCCTCAAGGCGCGCCGCGGGGCGCTCGACCCGGCGGCGCTCGGCCTGCCCGGCGGGATCAGCCGCCGCCGGGTGCGGGGGCTGCGGCGCGAGGAGGTCGCCCAGCTCGCCGGCATCAGCGTCGACTACTACACCCGCATCGAACAGGGCCGGGCGCCCGCGATCTCCGACTCCGTCCTGGACGCGATCGCCGGGGCGCTGCGGCTGTCCGGCGGTGAGGTGACCTACCTGCGCAACATCGCCGCACCCCGGCGCCGCCCGGCGGACGGCGGCGCGGCGACGGGCCCGGACGGTGACCCGTGCGCCGGCCCCCGGCAGACCGTGCGCCCCGAGATCCAGCGGCTCCTGGACGCGATGGAGACCACCGTCCCGGCCATGGTCCTCGGCCGCGGCCTGGACATCCTGGCCTGGAACGCGCTCGGCGGCCGGATCGCCTTCGACCTCCCGGCACTCGCCCCGGACCGGCGCAACACCGCGCTGCTGGTCTTCCTCGACCCGGCCGCGCGCACCCTGCACCCGGACTGGGAGGCCAAGGCCGTGGAGGTGGTCGGCAACCTGCGCGCCGAGAGCGGGCGGCACCCCGAGGACCCGCGGATCTGCGAGGTGGTCAACGAACTCCTCGCGCACAGCCGGGACTTCCGGCGGATCTGGGAGACGCAGTCGGTGCACGAGTGCCTGTGCGGCACCAAGTCCCTCCAGCATCCGCACGTCGGCGAGCTGGTGCTCACCTTCGAGAGCTTCCGGCTGACCACCGACGCCGACCAGGCGCTCGTGACGTACACGGCCGAGCGCGGGTCACCGACGGAGCGACGGCTGCGGGAACTGGGCGCCCTGGGCCGGCCGGTCCTGACGGCGTAG
- the phoU gene encoding phosphate signaling complex protein PhoU translates to MRDAYHEELDSIGEGLVEMARLVGSAIGRATTAILDADLKLAENVIAADEKVDDLQRDLEARAIALLARQQPVATDLRIVVTSLRMSADLERSGDLAQHVAKLARLRFPQTAVPQDLHATILEMGQLAQRLMAKAAEVIITKDVDLALQLEQDDDAMDMLHRTLFQHLMDDRWKHGIETAVDVTLLGRYYERFADHAVSVAKRVVYLVTGEHADEIAPPTAVEGA, encoded by the coding sequence ATGCGGGACGCGTACCACGAGGAGCTGGATTCGATCGGCGAGGGCCTGGTCGAGATGGCCCGGCTCGTCGGCTCCGCGATCGGGCGCGCCACCACGGCGATACTCGACGCGGACCTCAAGCTGGCCGAGAACGTCATCGCCGCCGACGAGAAGGTCGACGACCTCCAGCGCGACCTGGAGGCGCGCGCGATCGCCCTGCTGGCGCGGCAGCAGCCGGTCGCCACCGACCTGCGGATCGTCGTCACCTCGCTGCGGATGAGCGCCGACCTGGAGCGCTCCGGCGACCTGGCCCAGCACGTGGCCAAGCTGGCCCGGCTGCGCTTCCCGCAGACGGCCGTTCCGCAGGATCTGCACGCCACCATCCTGGAGATGGGGCAGCTGGCGCAGCGCCTGATGGCCAAGGCCGCCGAGGTCATCATCACCAAGGACGTCGACCTCGCCCTGCAGCTGGAGCAGGACGACGACGCCATGGACATGCTGCACCGCACCCTCTTCCAGCACCTGATGGACGACCGCTGGAAGCACGGCATCGAGACCGCCGTGGACGTGACCCTGCTGGGCCGCTACTACGAGCGTTTCGCCGACCACGCGGTGTCCGTCGCCAAGCGGGTCGTCTACCTCGTCACCGGCGAGCACGCCGACGAGATCGCCCCGCCGACGGCGGTGGAGGGCGCGTAG
- a CDS encoding phosphoglyceromutase: MADAPYKLILLRHGESEWNAKNLFTGWVDVNLNEKGEKEAVRGGELLKDAGLLPDVVHTSLQKRAIRTAQLALESADRHWIPVHRSWRLNERHYGALQGKDKAQTLAEFGEEQFMLWRRSYDTPPPALDRDAEYSQFSDPRYAGLPPELRPQTECLKDVVVRMLPYWFDGIVPDLRAGKTVLVAAHGNSLRALVKHLDGISDEDIAGLNIPTGIPLAYDLDADFRPLTPGGTYLDPEAAKAAIEAVKNQGKKK; the protein is encoded by the coding sequence ATGGCCGACGCACCGTACAAGCTGATCCTCCTCCGCCACGGCGAGAGCGAGTGGAACGCGAAGAACCTGTTCACCGGCTGGGTGGACGTCAACCTCAACGAGAAGGGCGAGAAGGAGGCAGTCCGCGGCGGAGAGCTGCTCAAGGACGCCGGCCTGCTCCCCGACGTAGTGCACACCTCCCTCCAGAAGCGCGCCATCCGCACCGCGCAGCTCGCCCTGGAGTCCGCCGACCGGCACTGGATCCCGGTCCACCGCAGCTGGCGGCTGAACGAGCGCCACTACGGCGCGCTGCAGGGCAAGGACAAGGCACAGACGCTGGCCGAGTTCGGCGAGGAGCAGTTCATGCTCTGGCGCCGCTCGTACGACACCCCGCCCCCCGCCCTCGACCGCGACGCCGAGTACTCCCAGTTCTCCGACCCGCGCTACGCCGGCCTCCCCCCGGAGCTGCGCCCGCAGACGGAGTGCCTCAAGGACGTCGTCGTCCGCATGCTCCCGTACTGGTTCGACGGCATCGTCCCCGACCTCCGCGCCGGCAAGACGGTCCTCGTCGCCGCCCACGGCAACTCCCTGCGCGCCCTGGTCAAGCACCTCGACGGCATCTCCGACGAGGACATCGCGGGCCTGAACATCCCCACCGGCATCCCGCTCGCCTACGACCTCGACGCCGACTTCCGCCCCCTCACCCCCGGCGGCACCTACCTCGACCCGGAAGCCGCCAAGGCCGCCATCGAGGCCGTGAAGAACCAGGGCAAGAAGAAGTAA
- a CDS encoding CHAD domain-containing protein: MTPHGPGDEGAGPETGAVLAGRTAEEVLAGYLHQQSADFLRSLRLHRESGSDAEGAGEAARQLRRAARRISATLHTFRPLTDEVWADQLRSELGWLSGSLAREQACASRRERLMTALQRLTGRGERPERPDRQGRAERGKRGDRTATGPGAASAAPSSSAAAGDPDPDGALSAGAARAGALLDRQLTLARTRAHSAALQALGSSRFHAVADSVAVLASEAPLAGTAGELPAAEALPPLAEQAHRQLTEAVAALPLSRAGYPYNAAALAADQRQDTPWHQVRLLVRLSRYAREVIAPECADFRLAEAGRALAWHRDAAEAAAAAAAAARTPRIAPATAYALGVLHADQRHEVEAARFAFGRVWLPRTPERRG, from the coding sequence ATGACGCCCCACGGTCCGGGTGACGAAGGTGCCGGCCCCGAGACCGGCGCCGTCCTCGCCGGCCGCACGGCCGAGGAGGTGCTCGCCGGCTATCTGCACCAGCAGTCCGCGGACTTCCTGCGCAGCCTGCGGCTGCACCGGGAGAGCGGCTCGGACGCGGAGGGCGCCGGTGAGGCCGCCCGGCAGCTGCGGCGGGCCGCCCGCCGCATCAGCGCCACCCTGCACACCTTCCGGCCGCTGACCGACGAGGTCTGGGCCGACCAGCTCCGCTCCGAACTCGGCTGGCTCTCCGGCTCCCTGGCCCGCGAACAGGCCTGCGCCTCCCGCCGCGAGCGGCTGATGACGGCGCTGCAACGCCTGACCGGCCGCGGGGAGCGGCCCGAGCGCCCCGACCGCCAGGGCCGCGCGGAACGGGGCAAACGCGGGGACCGTACGGCCACCGGGCCCGGCGCCGCGTCCGCCGCCCCGTCCTCCTCCGCTGCCGCCGGCGACCCCGATCCCGACGGCGCGCTGTCGGCCGGTGCCGCACGCGCCGGGGCCCTGCTCGACCGCCAGCTCACCCTCGCCCGCACCCGCGCCCACTCCGCCGCGCTGCAGGCCCTCGGCTCGTCGCGCTTCCACGCCGTCGCCGACTCGGTGGCGGTGCTCGCCTCCGAGGCTCCGCTGGCCGGTACGGCGGGCGAGCTGCCGGCCGCCGAGGCCCTGCCCCCGCTCGCCGAGCAGGCGCACCGACAGCTCACCGAGGCGGTCGCCGCACTGCCGCTCTCCCGCGCCGGCTACCCGTACAACGCCGCCGCGCTCGCCGCCGACCAGCGCCAGGACACCCCCTGGCACCAGGTGCGGCTGCTGGTGCGGCTGAGCCGCTACGCCCGCGAGGTCATCGCGCCGGAGTGCGCCGACTTCCGGCTGGCGGAGGCCGGCCGGGCGCTGGCCTGGCACCGGGACGCCGCGGAGGCCGCCGCCGCTGCCGCCGCCGCGGCCCGCACTCCCCGGATCGCCCCGGCCACGGCGTACGCCCTCGGGGTGCTGCACGCCGACCAGCGGCACGAGGTCGAGGCGGCCCGCTTCGCCTTCGGCCGGGTCTGGCTGCCGCGGACCCCGGAGCGCCGGGGCTGA